A single Armatimonadota bacterium DNA region contains:
- a CDS encoding M3 family oligoendopeptidase → MSAPALESAAAVGVRWNLDALFTSLDDPKIEATWAEAHRRADAFAETYRGKVAAEALDPAAFIGAVKEFESLLSESSKPVVYSNLIFAADTGSPKNGAFLQAQSEKMSELKVKVMFFELELQGADEGYIAGILADPVATDYVHFIKTARLYSPHMLSEAEEVLLEETANVGCRAWQRLHDELTSNHVFKFQDPESGETEEMSESEVLDKLRHPDRSVRAAAGDALSAGLGELRRTLVFLYNTLLADKKLEDKLRKYEHAESSRHLANELDKETVDLVMRLCKEDGRTVARYYRVKREILGLPELTHIDRYAPLSETVEKKGWDEAKAIVLESFASFSQEMADAAKEFFDKDWIDAEPRQGKSGGAFCSGNTPDTHPVLFQSYLGDLGDVMTLAHEMGHGVHASLSRVQTPFNFHGTLPLAELASIFGEMITFERLVAEASPKDKLALYADKIEGIFASVHRQSAMFRFEQRCHQKRRADGELSPEEFGDIWQEEIQSMFGDGLKLGEQHRDWWSYVGHFIFAPFYVYAYSFGELLTLSVYEMSKREGPGFADKYVQVLKLGGSKSPHELMEILGVDLRSEAFWKGGFAALDKMVTRFEELHAEVDF, encoded by the coding sequence ATGTCCGCCCCTGCCCTCGAATCCGCCGCCGCCGTCGGAGTCCGTTGGAACTTGGACGCGCTGTTCACGTCGTTGGACGATCCCAAGATCGAGGCGACTTGGGCGGAAGCCCACAGACGGGCCGACGCGTTCGCCGAGACCTACCGGGGCAAAGTCGCGGCCGAAGCACTCGATCCTGCGGCCTTCATCGGCGCGGTGAAAGAGTTCGAATCGCTCCTCAGTGAGTCGAGCAAACCGGTCGTCTACTCGAACCTTATATTTGCTGCCGACACGGGTTCACCGAAGAACGGTGCCTTCCTGCAAGCCCAGTCCGAGAAGATGAGCGAGCTGAAGGTCAAGGTCATGTTCTTCGAGCTCGAGCTCCAGGGTGCCGACGAAGGTTACATCGCGGGCATCCTGGCCGACCCGGTGGCTACCGACTACGTCCACTTCATCAAGACCGCGCGCCTGTACAGCCCCCACATGCTCAGCGAAGCGGAGGAAGTCCTCCTCGAGGAGACCGCCAACGTCGGATGCCGCGCCTGGCAGCGCCTCCATGACGAGCTGACCAGTAACCACGTTTTCAAGTTCCAAGACCCCGAATCGGGCGAGACCGAGGAGATGAGCGAGTCTGAAGTGCTCGACAAGCTCCGTCATCCCGACCGCTCCGTCCGTGCCGCCGCCGGAGACGCTTTGAGCGCAGGTCTCGGCGAGCTGCGCCGCACCCTCGTCTTCCTCTACAACACCCTTCTCGCCGACAAGAAGCTGGAGGACAAGCTCCGCAAGTACGAGCATGCCGAGAGTTCGAGGCACCTCGCCAACGAACTCGATAAGGAGACGGTCGACCTCGTCATGCGCCTCTGCAAGGAAGACGGCCGCACCGTCGCCCGTTATTACAGAGTCAAACGCGAAATCCTCGGTCTGCCCGAGCTGACCCACATCGACCGCTACGCACCGCTATCGGAAACGGTCGAGAAGAAGGGCTGGGACGAGGCCAAAGCCATCGTTTTGGAGTCGTTCGCCAGCTTCTCGCAGGAGATGGCCGATGCCGCCAAGGAGTTCTTCGACAAAGACTGGATCGACGCCGAACCGCGCCAAGGAAAGAGCGGCGGAGCGTTCTGCAGCGGCAACACCCCCGACACCCACCCCGTCCTCTTCCAGTCGTACTTGGGCGACCTCGGCGACGTCATGACCCTCGCCCACGAGATGGGCCATGGCGTCCACGCTTCTCTCAGCCGGGTTCAAACACCGTTCAATTTCCACGGCACCCTTCCGCTTGCCGAACTGGCGTCGATCTTCGGCGAGATGATCACGTTCGAGCGCCTCGTCGCGGAAGCCAGCCCGAAGGACAAGCTCGCCCTCTACGCCGACAAGATCGAAGGCATTTTCGCCAGCGTACACCGCCAGTCCGCCATGTTCCGCTTCGAACAACGGTGCCACCAGAAGCGCCGAGCCGACGGGGAACTGTCGCCCGAGGAATTCGGGGACATCTGGCAGGAAGAGATCCAATCGATGTTCGGCGACGGGCTCAAGCTTGGCGAGCAGCACCGCGACTGGTGGTCGTACGTCGGACACTTCATCTTCGCACCGTTCTACGTGTACGCTTACTCGTTCGGCGAGCTGTTGACGCTCTCGGTCTATGAGATGTCGAAGCGCGAAGGCCCTGGTTTCGCGGACAAGTACGTCCAGGTGCTCAAGCTGGGCGGTTCCAAATCGCCGCACGAACTGATGGAGATCCTCGGCGTCGATCTGCGGTCGGAGGCGTTCTGGAAAGGCGGATTCGCCGCGCTGGATAAGATGGTCACGCGTTTCGAAGAGCTTCACGCCGAAGTCGACTTTTGA
- a CDS encoding YifB family Mg chelatase-like AAA ATPase: protein MAQSHAATLAGIEALPVVVEVDLQGGKSEFVLVGLPDKAVQESQDRVRSAIVNSGMNFPFTRIVCNLAPGDTRKEGPSLDLPIAVAILAAGDQLPATALDGTMLIGELGLDGNLRPVDGAVNVALMARQKGFERMIVPRENAAEASVAPGLEVYGVRSLTEAVELLNGSLAFTPYRHDHSSHQEARYEVDFADVKGQTHAVRALEIAAAGGHNVLMTGPPGSGKTMLARRLPTILPPLSVEEAIEVTRIYSASGQKNGREGLLWQRPFRSPHHTTSYAAVVGGGKNPKPGEVSLGHLGVLFMDEMPEFDRGVLEALRQPLEDGVVTVSRVAASMEFPAECILIGAMNPCPCGFKGYAEAKCVGAALCDRYAGRISGPLLDRIDLHVTVPRLKPEDLVGKPGGEASGPIRERVVAARDLQTARFGKAKVNAKMAPKEIQSMVEMDAECQEFMKLVATRLNLSARVFDRLLKVARTIADLAGSEPVLKSHLSEAVQYRGHGG, encoded by the coding sequence ATCGCTCAATCGCATGCGGCGACGTTGGCGGGGATCGAGGCCCTGCCTGTCGTGGTGGAGGTCGACCTTCAGGGCGGCAAGTCGGAGTTCGTGCTCGTCGGACTCCCGGACAAAGCGGTCCAAGAGAGTCAGGACCGTGTCCGGAGCGCCATCGTCAACAGCGGGATGAATTTTCCGTTCACGCGGATCGTGTGCAACCTCGCGCCCGGAGACACGCGGAAGGAAGGGCCTTCGCTCGACCTGCCGATCGCCGTCGCGATCTTGGCCGCAGGCGACCAACTTCCCGCTACGGCGCTCGACGGCACGATGCTGATCGGCGAGCTAGGCCTTGACGGGAACCTTCGACCGGTCGACGGGGCCGTGAACGTCGCATTGATGGCACGGCAAAAGGGCTTCGAGCGGATGATCGTCCCCAGGGAGAACGCGGCCGAAGCTTCGGTCGCGCCCGGTCTTGAGGTGTACGGCGTCCGGTCGCTCACCGAGGCGGTCGAACTCCTGAACGGCTCGCTCGCCTTTACCCCCTACCGCCACGACCATTCTTCCCACCAAGAGGCCCGGTACGAGGTCGACTTTGCCGACGTCAAGGGACAGACGCACGCCGTCCGGGCCCTCGAGATCGCAGCGGCCGGCGGCCATAACGTCTTGATGACGGGACCGCCAGGATCGGGCAAGACGATGCTCGCCCGAAGGCTCCCGACGATTCTGCCGCCCCTGTCGGTCGAAGAGGCGATCGAAGTGACGCGCATCTATAGCGCGAGCGGCCAGAAGAACGGCCGTGAAGGCCTCCTCTGGCAACGGCCGTTCCGTTCTCCGCACCACACGACGTCGTACGCGGCCGTCGTCGGCGGGGGCAAGAACCCGAAACCGGGCGAAGTCAGCCTCGGCCACCTCGGTGTGCTGTTCATGGACGAGATGCCGGAATTCGACCGCGGCGTCCTGGAAGCCCTGAGGCAACCTTTGGAAGACGGGGTCGTGACGGTCTCACGGGTCGCAGCTTCGATGGAGTTCCCGGCCGAATGCATCCTGATCGGCGCGATGAACCCGTGTCCCTGCGGCTTTAAGGGCTATGCAGAGGCTAAGTGCGTCGGAGCGGCTTTGTGCGACCGCTACGCAGGACGGATCAGCGGCCCGCTCCTCGACCGCATCGACCTGCACGTAACGGTGCCAAGGCTCAAGCCCGAAGACCTGGTCGGCAAGCCTGGCGGCGAAGCGTCGGGGCCGATCCGCGAGAGGGTCGTCGCGGCCCGCGACCTCCAGACGGCGCGCTTCGGTAAGGCCAAAGTGAACGCGAAGATGGCGCCGAAGGAGATCCAGTCGATGGTCGAGATGGACGCCGAATGCCAAGAGTTCATGAAGCTCGTGGCAACGCGGCTGAACCTTTCGGCCCGAGTCTTCGACCGTCTGCTCAAGGTCGCCCGGACGATCGCAGACCTTGCAGGCTCGGAACCTGTTCTCAAGTCCCACTTGAGCGAAGCCGTGCAATACCGGGGGCACGGAGGCTAG
- a CDS encoding potassium/proton antiporter encodes MDSGFTMAVWMVVAAGFLVACIVASKLSAKSGIPALVLFIGIGMLAGSDGPGGLAFDNFDTAKSVGNIALAFILFAGGLESTWASVRPVLWRGLSLSTVGVAVTFGLVGAFAHFVLGLPWTVGLLLGAIVASTDAAAVFGVLRSSGARLKHRVSQLLELESGTNDPVAAFLTIAMTEVAMRPATSLWEFVPRLLVEMPLGVAVGLASGTAAATVMNRIRLEYVGLYSVITVSTVLFAFGGSTLIHANPYLAVYVAGLTMGSRNFLHRQAILQFHDAIAWITQIVMFVVLGLLVYPSRLPGVAGPGLAVALFLIFVARPAAVFASLAFTRMKARSKLFISLAGLRGAVPIIFATFPALAGVPQAQLLFDLVFFIVITSVVVQATLMRPMAVRLKVAAPVRPHLSDLKPAAHDELLEIAIAEGSRVVGKQVVDLGLPQTALIVLLTRGSESYIPRGSTVLEPDDVLLIATRKKDQAELRKLIEEYGPQRR; translated from the coding sequence ATGGACTCCGGTTTCACGATGGCCGTCTGGATGGTCGTAGCGGCCGGGTTCCTGGTCGCCTGCATCGTCGCCAGCAAACTTTCGGCAAAGTCGGGCATCCCAGCCCTCGTGCTTTTCATCGGCATCGGGATGTTGGCCGGAAGCGACGGGCCTGGCGGCCTGGCGTTCGACAATTTCGACACGGCCAAGTCGGTCGGCAATATCGCGCTCGCCTTCATCCTCTTCGCCGGGGGCCTGGAATCGACTTGGGCGTCCGTCCGCCCGGTGCTCTGGCGCGGCCTCTCGCTGTCCACGGTCGGTGTCGCCGTTACGTTCGGTCTTGTCGGCGCCTTTGCCCACTTCGTGCTCGGGCTCCCTTGGACGGTAGGCCTCCTCCTTGGAGCGATCGTCGCTTCGACCGATGCCGCCGCGGTCTTCGGTGTCCTCCGGTCCTCGGGGGCACGTCTGAAGCACCGGGTCAGCCAGCTTCTGGAACTCGAGTCCGGCACCAACGATCCGGTCGCGGCCTTCCTGACGATCGCCATGACGGAAGTCGCGATGCGGCCGGCGACCTCGTTGTGGGAGTTCGTCCCTCGGCTGCTGGTCGAAATGCCGCTCGGCGTCGCCGTCGGTTTGGCGAGCGGTACGGCGGCGGCGACGGTCATGAACCGGATCCGGCTCGAGTACGTCGGCCTCTACAGCGTCATCACGGTCTCGACCGTCCTCTTCGCGTTCGGGGGCTCGACCCTGATCCACGCGAACCCCTATCTCGCCGTGTACGTCGCGGGCCTGACGATGGGGAGTCGAAACTTCCTTCACCGTCAGGCGATCCTCCAGTTCCACGACGCGATCGCATGGATCACTCAGATCGTGATGTTCGTGGTCCTCGGGCTGCTCGTCTACCCGAGTCGGCTGCCCGGGGTCGCCGGGCCTGGCTTGGCCGTCGCCCTCTTCCTGATCTTTGTCGCCCGGCCCGCGGCCGTGTTCGCCTCGCTGGCGTTTACGCGGATGAAAGCCCGCTCCAAGCTGTTCATATCCTTGGCCGGCCTTCGTGGCGCGGTCCCCATCATCTTCGCGACCTTTCCGGCGTTGGCGGGCGTCCCCCAGGCCCAGCTCTTGTTCGACCTCGTCTTTTTCATCGTCATCACGTCAGTGGTCGTACAGGCGACGCTGATGCGACCGATGGCGGTCCGTCTCAAAGTCGCGGCACCGGTCCGACCGCACCTTTCCGACTTGAAACCGGCCGCCCACGACGAGCTTCTTGAGATCGCGATCGCAGAAGGTTCGAGGGTGGTCGGTAAGCAGGTCGTGGACCTTGGCCTGCCCCAAACCGCGCTGATCGTCCTCTTGACCCGGGGCTCAGAATCGTACATCCCGCGCGGTTCGACGGTGTTGGAGCCGGACGACGTTCTCTTGATCGCCACCCGAAAGAAGGACCAGGCAGAACTTCGCAAGCTGATCGAAGAATACGGGCCTCAGCGTCGCTAG
- a CDS encoding pyridoxal-phosphate dependent enzyme, giving the protein MVPRIRMCCLPTPCHKLERLGSELGLDLWIKRDDLTGFGAGGNKGRKLEYLIAAALDAGADRLVTCGSRQSNFVRQLGAACAVHGFACTAAVMTLPYDQAEGKPTGLIPESGGNVVLDELFGVELREYPDGDWLDLFSFAEEIAAEYEAKGEAVFRVPVGGSSPLGAYSFAQAAVEVGEGWDFVVVPTSSGSTHAGLAWAFHGSRTKVIGISCDPEDDLKDDLVRLATGIDGLSQVPKSMERDDFDIRKEWVGAGYNVPSPEGEAALLKMARSEGIVLDPVYSAKAFAGLLGLAARGDVHGRTLFWHTGGLPTVLAGRRPVE; this is encoded by the coding sequence GTGGTCCCCCGAATCCGAATGTGCTGCCTGCCGACCCCTTGCCATAAGCTGGAGCGGCTCGGCTCCGAACTGGGTTTGGACCTCTGGATCAAGCGGGACGACCTGACCGGCTTCGGGGCGGGCGGCAACAAGGGCCGAAAGCTCGAATACTTGATCGCCGCCGCGCTCGATGCCGGAGCGGACCGGCTCGTGACCTGCGGATCCCGACAGAGCAACTTCGTGCGCCAACTCGGGGCCGCCTGCGCGGTGCACGGGTTCGCATGTACGGCCGCCGTGATGACCCTTCCTTACGACCAAGCCGAAGGCAAGCCCACCGGCTTGATTCCCGAATCGGGCGGGAACGTCGTCTTGGACGAGTTGTTCGGGGTCGAACTCCGCGAATACCCGGACGGAGACTGGCTCGACCTCTTCTCCTTTGCCGAGGAGATCGCCGCCGAATACGAGGCAAAGGGCGAGGCCGTGTTCCGTGTCCCGGTCGGCGGAAGTTCGCCTTTGGGCGCCTATTCGTTCGCGCAAGCCGCGGTCGAGGTCGGGGAGGGTTGGGACTTCGTCGTCGTCCCGACCAGCAGCGGTAGCACGCATGCAGGACTCGCATGGGCGTTCCACGGCTCACGGACGAAGGTCATCGGCATTTCCTGCGATCCGGAAGACGACCTGAAGGACGACCTCGTCCGGCTTGCGACGGGAATCGACGGTTTGAGCCAGGTTCCGAAGTCGATGGAACGGGACGACTTCGACATCCGGAAGGAATGGGTGGGAGCGGGCTACAACGTACCGAGTCCGGAAGGCGAAGCAGCGCTCCTGAAAATGGCACGTTCCGAGGGCATCGTCCTCGACCCGGTTTACAGCGCCAAAGCGTTCGCCGGGCTCCTCGGATTAGCCGCCAGGGGCGACGTTCACGGCCGGACGCTGTTCTGGCACACGGGCGGCCTGCCCACGGTCTTGGCCGGCCGCAGGCCTGTCGAATAG
- a CDS encoding DUF2752 domain-containing protein — protein sequence MVLFDAGWPKKKLSGQAVWFGVWLVVTLVAALLHPSRNHHGTHTQLGLPPCPSVFLFHRPCPGCGLTTSWTATVHGDLPTAFQAHPLGPVLYGVFTAMAWLSLIGYLKGLRLRSESRPATVLLTTIFFAVLGFGVFRFATVRYEEPGVTVFDLFDRPAAGQDRGQAARVPEQRPAVNVAPGG from the coding sequence ATGGTTCTGTTTGATGCCGGCTGGCCCAAGAAGAAGCTTAGCGGCCAAGCCGTCTGGTTCGGTGTCTGGCTGGTCGTCACGCTCGTCGCGGCCCTCCTGCATCCGTCACGGAACCATCACGGCACACACACACAACTGGGGTTGCCGCCTTGCCCGTCCGTGTTCCTGTTCCACAGGCCCTGCCCTGGATGCGGCTTGACGACCAGTTGGACCGCGACCGTCCACGGTGATCTTCCGACGGCTTTTCAGGCCCACCCGCTCGGTCCGGTCCTTTACGGAGTCTTCACCGCGATGGCCTGGCTGTCCTTGATCGGTTACCTCAAGGGGCTGAGGTTGCGGAGCGAAAGCCGGCCGGCAACGGTCCTTCTGACGACGATCTTTTTTGCGGTCCTCGGCTTCGGGGTGTTCCGCTTCGCGACCGTCCGGTATGAAGAGCCCGGAGTGACGGTGTTCGACCTATTCGACAGGCCTGCGGCCGGCCAAGACCGTGGGCAGGCCGCCCGTGTGCCAGAACAGCGTCCGGCCGTGAACGTCGCCCCTGGCGGCTAA
- the truB gene encoding tRNA pseudouridine(55) synthase TruB, whose translation MLGVLLVDKPEGVTSHDVVQTVRRRLGTRRVGHAGTLDPIATGLLVLAVGPATRFLQYLPLEPKEYHCTFAFGQETTTYDSEGDVTQECPVPDDLRTVIESALSGFQGMISQLPPMYSAVKKAGKPLYAYARKGEDVEREPRNVFIETFELLECDPPRAVFRVVCSGGTYVRTLAHDLGRAVGSGAHVVGLQRTRVGRFDIDDSIDLESVEASALIPLAEALEPVPMVRMNVGQLDRVRNGQWVKVAAAPPVPIVGLLDDEGRIVSVARVEGNVLHPECVLPLEVAHGSV comes from the coding sequence GTGCTAGGCGTCCTTCTCGTCGACAAACCCGAGGGCGTCACGTCCCACGACGTCGTCCAGACCGTTAGACGCCGCCTGGGGACGAGGCGGGTCGGACATGCCGGAACTCTTGACCCCATCGCGACGGGACTGCTCGTCCTCGCCGTCGGGCCGGCAACCAGGTTCCTCCAGTACCTGCCTCTTGAACCGAAGGAGTACCACTGCACGTTCGCGTTCGGGCAAGAAACGACGACTTACGACTCCGAAGGGGACGTCACTCAAGAGTGCCCGGTGCCGGATGACTTGCGGACCGTGATCGAGTCCGCCCTGTCAGGTTTTCAAGGGATGATCAGCCAGTTGCCGCCCATGTACAGCGCGGTCAAAAAGGCCGGCAAACCGCTTTACGCCTATGCCAGGAAGGGCGAGGACGTCGAACGCGAGCCCCGGAACGTGTTCATCGAGACGTTCGAGTTACTCGAATGCGACCCTCCACGAGCCGTTTTTCGGGTCGTGTGCTCAGGTGGGACGTACGTCAGGACGCTCGCCCATGACCTCGGTAGGGCCGTCGGTTCCGGGGCCCATGTCGTCGGCCTTCAGCGCACCAGGGTCGGACGGTTCGACATCGACGACTCGATCGACCTTGAGAGCGTCGAGGCCTCCGCACTAATCCCGTTGGCCGAGGCCCTCGAACCTGTGCCGATGGTCCGTATGAACGTCGGACAGCTCGACCGGGTCCGCAACGGCCAATGGGTCAAAGTCGCGGCAGCACCGCCCGTGCCGATCGTCGGCCTGCTGGACGACGAGGGCCGGATCGTGAGCGTGGCCCGGGTCGAAGGCAACGTTCTGCATCCCGAGTGCGTCTTGCCGTTAGAGGTCGCCCATGGTTCTGTTTGA
- a CDS encoding bifunctional oligoribonuclease/PAP phosphatase NrnA: MTTESNPPLTSLVDRLLECLSESRDVLIGTHLNPDGDAIGSALAVSLWLDKKGIPNEVLCHNMPPGYLQFLPGSGRVRQVPSRSGHDLGIVVDLDSLERLGSCRASFEAFERLVLIDHHQPHESPGTLRIVDPKAPATAAILCDLFAEVGRKTAADVVDADMADCLLTGLLTDTGSFRFPNATAHSLHQAGWLLEHGASLTKVADEVYLNRDEPAVRLLGEAIRSMRMDCDGRLAWVVLTPETFQAFHAEEEHTEGIVNEILSVRSVRAAFVLRAGKYGKVKGSLRSKGGLDVAKVAQQIGGGGHKNAAGVTIDGTLDEAERIVVAALKEALRC, from the coding sequence GTGACGACTGAGTCCAACCCTCCCCTCACCAGCCTGGTCGATCGCCTTCTCGAATGCCTCTCCGAGTCTCGGGACGTCTTGATCGGAACTCACCTCAACCCCGACGGCGACGCGATCGGATCGGCTTTGGCCGTCTCGCTGTGGCTCGATAAGAAGGGAATTCCGAACGAGGTCCTGTGCCACAACATGCCTCCGGGCTACCTGCAGTTCCTACCGGGCAGCGGGCGAGTGCGACAAGTCCCTTCGAGGTCGGGCCACGATCTGGGGATCGTCGTCGACCTGGACTCACTGGAACGCCTCGGATCCTGCCGGGCGTCCTTTGAAGCCTTCGAAAGGCTGGTCCTGATCGACCATCATCAGCCTCATGAGAGCCCAGGGACGTTGCGGATCGTCGACCCGAAGGCGCCTGCGACGGCCGCGATCCTGTGCGACCTGTTCGCAGAGGTCGGTCGTAAGACCGCGGCCGACGTCGTCGATGCGGACATGGCCGACTGCCTTCTGACGGGACTCCTGACCGATACAGGCAGTTTCCGTTTTCCCAACGCGACCGCCCACTCGCTCCATCAGGCGGGGTGGCTTCTGGAACACGGCGCCAGTCTGACAAAGGTCGCCGACGAGGTCTATCTGAACCGAGACGAGCCGGCCGTGCGCCTGCTCGGAGAGGCGATCCGGTCCATGCGGATGGACTGCGACGGACGATTGGCCTGGGTGGTTTTGACCCCCGAGACCTTCCAGGCGTTCCATGCCGAAGAGGAACATACCGAAGGCATCGTCAACGAGATCCTGAGCGTACGCTCCGTCCGTGCCGCGTTCGTCCTTAGGGCGGGCAAGTACGGCAAGGTCAAGGGGAGCTTACGGAGCAAGGGAGGGCTCGACGTGGCCAAAGTCGCGCAGCAGATCGGTGGGGGCGGTCACAAGAACGCGGCCGGTGTCACGATCGACGGGACACTGGACGAAGCCGAACGCATCGTCGTCGCCGCCCTGAAGGAGGCCCTCCGGTGCTAG
- the secY gene encoding preprotein translocase subunit SecY — MAVTALGGGTGGGGGDKGLRMSLADTLRLAWADDDLQARLKFVLLVFAVYALGVHVPVPIPGADPNKVTADLVKIDFFQMLNTFGGGAFKRMSIFALGLSPYITSSIILQILTLANPAWKQELQEGGEYARRQQNKRTRIMTLALCIAQGFGLLHMMSTNVVEIQAMSGWLKASIVLFWMTGSMFMLWLGEQISERGIGNGVSLMIFAGIVISLPNIGSTIGTAIQNGSIGWWQGIIVIIAFLAITWFIVYFTIAQRRIPIQHMRRNFGTKSMGGQTSYLPISVNMAGVIPVIFAIALVYMPAQFAQAFPPTSPIHEFLLNAAKFFSPDFTHWYGWVGVLVYTALIFVFTYMWNAMTYNVEDIANNLKRHGSYIPGIRPGKHTKDFLDGVISRVTFVGAVFLAITALTSYLYPLLAPVRSLQLIGGTSMLIMVSVALETMRQIEANLLTKRYEGS, encoded by the coding sequence ATGGCTGTGACGGCCCTTGGGGGCGGAACTGGAGGCGGCGGAGGCGACAAGGGCCTTCGCATGAGCTTGGCGGACACGTTGCGCCTGGCATGGGCCGACGACGACCTCCAAGCACGCCTCAAGTTCGTCCTCCTCGTGTTCGCGGTGTACGCCCTCGGCGTCCACGTCCCGGTCCCGATCCCCGGTGCCGACCCGAACAAGGTCACCGCCGACCTCGTGAAGATCGACTTCTTCCAAATGTTGAACACGTTCGGGGGAGGCGCGTTCAAGCGCATGTCGATCTTCGCGCTCGGGCTGTCGCCGTACATCACGTCGTCGATCATCCTGCAGATCCTGACCCTCGCTAACCCGGCTTGGAAGCAGGAGCTTCAGGAGGGCGGCGAATACGCCCGGAGGCAGCAGAACAAGCGCACGCGCATCATGACGCTGGCGCTGTGCATCGCCCAAGGTTTTGGCCTCCTGCACATGATGTCGACCAACGTCGTCGAGATCCAGGCGATGTCGGGCTGGCTGAAGGCCTCGATCGTCCTGTTCTGGATGACGGGCTCGATGTTCATGTTGTGGCTCGGCGAACAGATCAGCGAACGGGGCATCGGTAACGGCGTCTCGTTGATGATCTTCGCGGGCATCGTGATCTCCCTTCCGAACATCGGGAGCACGATCGGAACGGCGATCCAGAACGGCTCGATCGGCTGGTGGCAAGGCATCATCGTGATCATCGCCTTCTTGGCGATCACGTGGTTCATCGTGTACTTCACGATCGCCCAACGTCGCATCCCGATCCAGCATATGAGGCGGAACTTTGGGACAAAGTCGATGGGGGGCCAGACGAGCTACCTGCCGATTTCGGTGAACATGGCGGGCGTCATCCCGGTCATCTTCGCGATCGCGCTGGTCTATATGCCGGCCCAGTTCGCCCAGGCCTTCCCGCCGACAAGCCCGATCCACGAGTTCTTGCTCAATGCCGCGAAGTTCTTCTCGCCGGACTTCACCCACTGGTACGGATGGGTGGGGGTCCTTGTCTACACGGCACTGATCTTCGTCTTCACGTACATGTGGAACGCGATGACCTATAACGTCGAGGACATCGCCAACAACCTGAAGCGGCACGGCTCCTACATCCCGGGCATCCGACCGGGCAAGCACACGAAGGACTTCCTCGACGGCGTCATCAGCCGCGTGACGTTCGTCGGCGCGGTCTTCTTGGCCATCACGGCCTTGACCTCGTACCTGTATCCGCTCTTGGCACCCGTCCGGAGCCTTCAACTCATCGGCGGTACGTCGATGCTCATCATGGTCAGCGTCGCCCTTGAGACGATGCGCCAGATCGAGGCGAACCTTCTCACGAAGCGGTACGAAGGCTCCTAA
- the rplO gene encoding 50S ribosomal protein L15, which yields MNLHELRPSKGSTKRKRRVARGIGSGMGKTATRGTKGQKARRQISPWFEGGQTPIHRRLPVKKGFRNINHKEYAIVNVDALDKHFGAGEDVTPASLIAKGLIHGEMDGVKVLGHGDLTKKLKVSAHKFSKSASDKISKAGGEAIALETARKTSPQKKDKTKKDN from the coding sequence ATGAACCTGCACGAACTGAGACCGTCCAAAGGCAGCACGAAGCGTAAGCGAAGGGTCGCCCGCGGGATCGGCAGCGGCATGGGCAAGACCGCGACCCGGGGTACGAAGGGCCAGAAAGCCCGACGGCAGATCAGCCCTTGGTTCGAAGGTGGCCAGACGCCCATCCATCGCCGCTTGCCGGTGAAAAAGGGCTTCCGCAACATCAACCACAAGGAATATGCGATCGTCAACGTCGACGCCCTCGACAAGCACTTCGGTGCCGGTGAAGACGTGACCCCCGCCAGCCTGATCGCCAAGGGTCTGATCCACGGCGAAATGGACGGCGTCAAAGTGCTGGGCCACGGCGACCTCACCAAGAAACTCAAAGTGAGCGCGCACAAGTTCAGCAAATCGGCGAGCGACAAGATCTCGAAGGCCGGGGGCGAAGCGATCGCCCTGGAGACCGCCAGGAAGACCTCGCCGCAGAAGAAGGACAAGACCAAGAAGGATAACTGA
- the rpmD gene encoding 50S ribosomal protein L30: MLKITLVKSTISETPRNRATVHALGLRKTNRSVVQEDTPVIRGMIHHVKHLLKVEEAEGATKVRRRQGKKAAGAAAPKPAKPAKAEPKAEAAEQETQAEKPAKAAPAKPAAKKAPAKKKES, from the coding sequence ATGCTTAAGATCACGCTCGTGAAGAGCACGATCAGCGAGACGCCGCGCAACCGTGCGACCGTCCACGCCCTCGGGCTCCGCAAGACCAACCGGAGCGTCGTCCAAGAGGACACGCCCGTGATCCGCGGCATGATCCATCATGTGAAGCACCTCCTCAAGGTCGAGGAGGCCGAAGGCGCGACCAAGGTCCGCCGGCGCCAAGGCAAGAAGGCCGCAGGCGCGGCCGCCCCGAAGCCGGCAAAACCGGCCAAGGCCGAGCCCAAGGCGGAAGCCGCCGAACAAGAGACCCAGGCCGAGAAGCCCGCCAAGGCGGCTCCGGCCAAGCCTGCGGCGAAGAAGGCGCCCGCTAAGAAGAAGGAGTCCTGA